The Tardibacter chloracetimidivorans DNA window GGTGGAAATTCTCGGCAAGGCTCGCTTCGGCCGATCCGGCATCATCCTCGAGCACCAGCACCTGAACCTCATGGTCCCCGGCAAGCCGACCTGAATCGATCAGCCGCTGGAGCGCCCGCAAGCGGCGGCCGCCCGCCTTGACGGTGAAATGTCCTGCCTTCTTGAGCGGCGTGACCACGAGATTCTGCAACAGGCCATGCGCGGCGATATTGTCGGCGAGGCTGTCGAGGTCGGCATCGCGATTGGATTTGCGGACATTGTCCTTCGAGAGCGAGAGGTTCTTGACCTTCACGGACTGGATCATCGGTTGTCTCCTATGATGATTGTCCAGCGGGGATGAGATCTTCCCGGCGCTGGAACTGAGTGAAGTCATTGAACACCCATCCGTTTTTGAGGGTGTCATAGATGATCGTCAGCAGCTTGCGGGCAGTGGCGATAATGGCCTTGCCGAAGCCGCGGCGCTCTCGGATGCGATTGTGATAGCCCTTGAGATAGGGCGAGTAGCGGATGGCACTGAGCGTGCATTGCACCAGCGTGGTCCGCGCGAGGCGGTTGCCTTGTTTCGTGATGCGGCCGCGATGATCGGTTTCGTTCGACTGTCTGACGCGCGGCACGATGCCGAAGTAGGCGGCGAGCTTGTCGGCGCTGGCAAAGTCATGGACGTTGCCGATGGCGGTGAGCAGCACTGCGGCCGAGCGCGGCCCCACGCCCTTGATGCTGGTCAGCCCTTCGTAGCCGTCAAAGGTCGCGGCAACGCCTTCGATCTCGCGGTCGAGATGGGCAAGGCTGGCGCTCAGCGACAGCGCCTGCTCGCGCAGCACCTCGATCTCGATTACTTCGCAGCGGGAGAAGAGGTCCAGGTCGATGGCGGCGAGCCCTCGCTTCGATCCGAGGCTTTCCTTTTTGAGCTTCAGCCCCTTGCGCACATGCAGCGCGTGGATCTTGTTGAGCAGCCGCGTGCGCTGCTTGACCAGAACGTCGCGCGTATGGGTGAGCGAGGCCAGCTCGCTCTGGTCCTGCGTCCTGGCCCGCGTCTCGGGCAGCATGTCCTTGGACAGGAACAGTGCAAGCGCCGCAGCGTCGTTGCGGTCGGTCTTCTTCACCGACTTCCTGATCACCTTGAACTGCGATGGATTGACCACCACCACCCGCCCGACGCAGGGCAGCACCTGATCGCGGAACCAGGCGCTGTTGCCGGTCGCCTCGATCGCCACCTCGTCGTCGGCGTCGAGGCTCAGGCAGAATCGCTCCATGTCGGCGGCCGACAACGTGAGCGTCTCGAAGCTCTGAGCCCCGTCCGGCTCGCGCCGGCACACCGTGATGCTGTTCTGATGAAGATCGACACCGATAAAGGACATGGCTATTCTCCGCTCGTTGGGTGAGGCGGAACCCTCAATGGGTGTGAACGGCCCGGCCAAACTCCTATCCGAGGTCACCGGATGCTTCCGGGCCTCAAGCTGGTCGTTCGGCGGCAGGCGGCGGGTAAGCTCCTTCACAGGGTCAAAAGCCCTAAAATGCCAATCCAGCCTGCAACCTATCCGCCTCACCCAATGCTCTAGCATCGGGCGCCAAGACCGCTCACCGCTCATTCATGCCAGCTCCTTCGAGGGTTGCGCCGACCTCGTCGGCCGGCTTGAGCCACTCAGGCCCACCCGGCCGAAGGCCCCCTCCCCTCTCTTCGGTCGCTTGGCGCGGCCGCGGGTCAGTCCGTGATCCTGGCGAGGATCTCGAGGGCGCGGCTCGGGGGAACGAACAGCCGCGTGCGGTGCTGGATGATCTCGGTGAAGCAGCCCGCCGCCTTGAGATGCGGCAGCGCCTCGGGCTTCCAGTCCAGCAATTCGAGGCGTTGATCGCCGGCGACCAAGGCGCGCTTCAGCCGCAGCGCTCCGATCGGCATGATCTCGCCCGAGGTGCGGACGTGCTCGACCCGCGCGCCGAGGTCGATCTCGACATGGGCCGCGATGCCGAATGCGCTGGCAATCCGCTCAACCAGCGGCGCTGGAATAAGACGCCCGAGAAGCGACTGGCCGTCATCGCTCGTCAGCCGCCAGACCTGGACATGATCGTCGGGCAGCTTGCCCCACACCGGAAGCAGCAGGCCAGTGACCAGATAGATGATCTGCGTGCGCGTCTGCGCCGCCATTGCGTCGCATTCGGCCTGCCAGGCTTCGTCGAAGCTCGCGCGGTCCACGTCGGTCCAATGGGTTTCGGCGAAGAGGTCCTGCCTGTGCCGTTCGGTGCGCGTCGGCCGCACCAGCTCACAGCGGCGCACGGTCCGCCCCTCTTCGTCCGTCAGCGAGAAGGTCGGCCGGCAAATGGCGGCCTTGCCGGAACGCGGGTTGATCAACCCGCGCGCTTCCGGGTCGGCCAGAAGCCAATGCGCTCGCTCCAGGGTCAGCGGCCGATATCGCTCCTCGGTTTCGATACGCAGGATCTCGGTTTCGGCGCCGCTCACGGGATCGCGCCGGATCACCGTCCGGTCGAGGATCGAAATACGGTCGGCCGCGATCGTTTCGACGCCAAGATCGAGGGTGCCGGCCTCGCGTGCCTTTTCCACCCGTGCTTCGATCAAGCCGAGATATTCGTCGAAGATCGCGTTCTGCAGGTCGATGCGCAGCGCCAGGATGCGGTTCAACCACCGCTGGATCGTGGGCAAGGTCTCGGTGAGCCCCCCGCCCTCCCCGGCCAGGTTCAAACCGGTGAGCGCCTGGAACTGATCGAAGTGGACCGATTGGAGTTTTGCCTGGAACAGCAGGCGAAACCACTGGTCGAGCGATTCCCGCGCGAAGTCGGACTCCAGATTGTCGCGGGGGTCGAAAAGTCCCTGCCCGCCGGTCTGGCGTTGGCCACGGGTCAGCGCGCCCAGGCTGTCGAGGCGCCGGGCGATGGTCGAGATGAACCGCCGTTCGCCACGGCAATCGGTGGAAACGGGCCGAAACAAGGGCGGGCAGGCTTGGTGGGTGCGGTGCGTGCGGCCCAGCCCCTGGATCGCCGCGTCCGCGCGCCAACCGGGCTCGAGGAGATAGTGAATGCGGCGGCTCTGATTGGGCGCGTCGAGGCTGGCGTGGTAACTCCGCCCCGTGCCGCCGGCGTCGGAGAAGATCAGGATGCGCTTTTCGCCGCGCATGAAGATGTCGGTCTCCGCGAGGTTCGTGCGCGCGCTGCGCCGTTCGATCCGCTGACGGCCGTCGGCATCGACGACGATCCGCCGGCTGCGGCCCGTCACCTCGGCCACAGCCTCCGTCCCGAAATGCCCGATTATGTGATCGAGCGCCGAGCCGACGACCGGCAGCGCACAGAGTTGCTCGAGGAGCTGGTCGCGCATGGCCATCGCTTCCCGGCACAGCACGGGCTGCCCGGCCTCGTCGATCATCGGTTCCGAGCGCACCGTGCCGCTATCGTCGGTATAGGTGCGCATCTGGCGCACGGGAAAGGCCGCGGTCAGATAATCGACCAGGAATTCGCGCGGGGACAGCTCGATATCGAGCCAGGCGCGCTCCTCGGGGGACAGGTCGGCAAGGGCACGATCGAGCATCGCTTCCGAGGTCGACACGAGCTGGACGACGGCGCAGTCGCCGCGCGCGAGATCGGCGGCGATCGCCGGGATCAGCGAGGGCAGCTTCATCGACAGCAGGATCTGGCCGAAGAAGCGTTGCTTGGTCGATTCGAAGATCGACAATGCCGCGGCCTTCGCGCCGCTATTATAGGTGGCACCGCTGAAGCCGTCGGTGACGCGCGTGGCGGCGAGCGCGGCCTGCAGATTGTTGTGAATGATCGCTTATCGCGAGGTCGCGATAATGTGAAGGAACGCGGCCTAAGCGCCGAATTCCTGTGTTGTTCGTGCGATGTTGCTGCGCATTATTTTGGTTGCGAACCTCGGCGGTCTCTGAACCAGCTGAGGATAAAAGCATGTTGAAATTGCACGACGAGTTGATCGCCGAACTCTCGAATTTGCTCACGACGCAGAATTACAACCCGGTGGTCGTAGCGAACCATCGCCTCTACGCCCGCGCGTTTCTCGATTATCTGGCCGAGTGCGACATGCAGGTAGAAACTGTGACGCCCGCGCAGGTCGATCAGTATTTTGCCTATGCAATTCGGGATTTCGAAGCCCAGTACGGCCGGCCTCCCTGTGCGCGCTGGCAGATGTTGCCCCGCACGTCGATCAACAAGCTGCTCCGGCTTGCCCAAGGCAAATGGCCGCCCGAGCCGGAGATGACCGAACCGGAAACCGCGTATCGGCAGGCGATCTGCTGCGAATACGAGGCATGGCTGCGCGACGAGCGCGGTCTGGCAAGCGCTACCATCGCGGCGCTTATGTGGGAGGCACGGAACTTCCTGCGATGGCGGTTCGAACGGGGCGGTGCTGCCAGCCTCGGCACGTTGAGCATCGTGGAGGTCGATCTCTACATGGACATGCGCGCGCCTGGATTACGGCGCAAATCATTGGCCGACGTCGCTGAGCGGCTCCGGTCGGTGGTGCGCTATCTGCATCGGACGGGACGTATCCCGACTGATCTCACGCCGCACATCATCGGCCCCATGCTCTACGCCTATGAAGACGTGCCCTCGACGTTGGACAAGAGCCAAATCGCCGCGGTGTTGGCGACGACGAAGAAGGACGGATCGCCGCGAGGAATGCGCGATTTTGCGGTACTTCAACTGCTTGCCACATATGGGTTGCGCGAAGGTGAGATCTGCCGCCTTCGGCTTGAAGACGTGAACTGGCGCGGAGAATCCCTGCGTATCCGTCACACCAAGACCAATGCGTACTCCTACATGCCGCTATTGGCGCCGGTTGGTGAGGCGCTGCTCGACTATCTGCGTCATGGGCGCCCCCAGGTCGAGGGGCGGGAAATCTTCATCCGATCCTGCGCGCCCTACATCGCAATGACAAACCTGTACGGCATGATCCGCGGGCGGTTAGCAGCCGCAGGCGTCGAGCCGCCGGGAAAGCGAGGAGCGCATGTCTTCCGCCACGCGCGAGCGGTCGAACTACTGCGGGCGTCGGTCCCGCAAAAGATCATCGGCGACGTGCTCGGGCATCGATCAATCGAATCCACCAATGCCTATCTCAAGCTGGCGACAGATGATCTCCGAGCCGTGGCGCTCGATGTACCCGGCTCGGAGATGCTGTCATGAGCGCCTGGCACGATCCCGATTGCACCGTTGTTGACGCCTTCTTGGAAAAATCGCAGTTCCGGCCGGGAAGCAGACCGACTTATCGCTGGTTCCTTCGCAGCTTCGAGGATGTAGCCCGACGTCATCCGGCGGTTGACCGGCAGATGCTCGACGTCTGGCTGAAGGAAATGGAAAAACGTTGGCGAATGCCGACGCTGCTCAACCAGGTCTGCATTGTCGATCGCTTCCTCGAACACCTCGTCGAAATCGGGCTGATCGCCGAGAATCCCGTTGCCGTGCTTCGTCGTCAGTACAACGCCAAACAAAACAAGCCGATCTGGCGGGCTCTCGCTTCCCCCAATCCCGACGAAGCCCTGGCCGCATTGCGACGGCCTGCGCCCTACGGCAGCGTGCTGGGGGACTTCATGCGCGAGCATGTCGCGTTGATGCGCAGCCGGGGCTATCAGTATGAGACCCAGGCTCACTGGCTATTGCGGTTCGATCGGTTCCTCCAGGCGAACCCCGAACTTGCCGGGGCATCGCTTGAGACAATGCTGGCGCGCTGGGCAACTGCCAAGCCGACCCGCAACCACGCGGCTGAATGTCAGAAGCTGGGGCGCATCCTGACCAAGGCGCGGTATCGCCTTGATCCCAGAATCCCGCCAAAACGCTTCAACGCCCGGTCGGAGCGGGAAGTGGCGCGCGAGCATCGACGGCCGCATATCTTCAGTCCGGCCGACGTCCGGCGGTTGCTCGATGTTGCCCGCTCGTATCCGTCGCCGGATGCTCCGCTGCGGCCTATGGCCCTCTACACGATGGTGGTTCTGGCCTATTGTGCCGGACTGCGCCGTAGTGAACTCGCCGGGCTTGATCTGGGTGACGTGGACCTTCAATCGGACACGATCACGATCCGGGAAACGAAGTTCTACAAGACCAGGATCTTGCCGCTAACCGGCAGCGTCATGGCCGAATTACGGGCCTATATCGATGCAAGGCGGCGCGCCGGCGCCCCGCAGGATCCGCGGTCCGGGCTCTTCTGGCATGACCACTTCAATGATCGCTATGCCCCGGTGGTGGTCTCAACGATGATCACCAACGTCATGCGTCGAGCCGGGTTCAAACCGCCCTTCGGGCGGACGGGGCCGCGTGTTCATGACCTGCGTCACTCAATGGTCGTGAACCGGATCCTCCAATGGTACCGATCCGGCATCAACCCGCAGGACAGGCTACGCTACCTCTCCACCTATATGGGCCACCGGGACATCAACTCCACGTTGGTCTACATCACCGTCACGCAGGATCTGTTGCAGGAAGCAAGCGAGCGGTTCCGCGCTGTCGGCGCCCCATGCCTCAACATGGAGGCGCTGTCATGAAAAAGAGCAATCCGTTCCCCGCGTTGTTGCGGGCGTTCTTCCAGGAATGGTTGGCCGAGCAACGCAGTGCTTCTGTCCATACGATCCGGTCCTACCGCGACACCTGGCGGTTGTTGCTTCGGTTTATCGCGGAGCGAAAAGGCGGCGGGGTCGCGCGGATCATGCTGGCCGACGTCTCGGCCGGCGAGGTGCGCGCGTTCCTCCACCATACCGAGCATGGGCGCAGGGGCACGATCGGTACACGCAACTGCCGGCTCGCCGCGATCCGCAGCTTCTTCAGCTTCGTGGCTGACAAGGATCCCGAATACATCGCGCAATGCGCCGAGGTCCTGACTGTCCCGCTCAAGCGGGAGCCCACTTCTGCGCCCTGCTACCTCGAGCCAGGGGAGGTTGAGGCAATCCTCGCACAGCCCGACCGGTCGACAATCGAAGGCGCGCGCGACCATGTGCTGCTCTCGTTCCTCTATAACAGTGGCGCGCGCATCCAGGAGGCGCTCGACCTCTGTGCTGAGGCGATCCGGTTCGAAGCGCCGACCTGCGTGCGTCTTTACGGCAAGGGGCGCAAGGAACGCATCTGTCCGCTCTGGCCGGAAACCGTGACGTTGCTCAAGAAGTTGTTGGAGCGACAGCCACGCGCAACAGGTGAGCGCATCTTCGTAAACCGATACGGTGAACCGCTGGGCGCCTCGGGAGTGCGGTTCAAGCTTGCCACTTATGTGGAGGAAGCGGCAAAATCCGTGTCGACGCTTCGGTCAAAACATGTGACCCCGCACAGCTTCCGGCACGCGACAGCCGTCCACCTCGTCGCTGCCGGGGTCGATATCACCGTCATCCGCAGTTGGCTGGGGCACGTCAGCCTCGACACGACCAACCACTACGCCCAGGCTAATCTGGAGACCAAGCGAAAGGCGCTGGAACAGGTGGGCGCGCCGGCGGCGAGCAACGTTCCTCCTTCGTGGAAGCGGGATGCAAGTCTGATGGAGTGGCTCGACACCCTGTGAAATAATGCGAAGGACGTGGCGGGGTGTTCCGCGGCTTTGCGGGCCTGCGCCGCGTTCCTTCACATTATCGCGACCTCGCGATAATCGATCTTATGCGCAGCTGCGCATAAGATCGACCAGGCATCGGCATAGGCATTGTAGACGGCGATCTGTTCTTCGCTGAGCCGATGCTCGAGGATGTCATATTCGACGCCGGCGAAGCTGAGCGCCCGCGCGGCATAGAGGCCCTGCGCTTTGAGGTCGCGGGCGATCAACTCCATCGCCGCGATGCCGCCTCGGCGCAGGGATTCCACGAAGGCCCGCCGGTCGGCGAAGGCCGTCTGCGGTCCCCACAATCCGAGGCGTGTCGCATAGGCAAGATTGTTGACATCCGAGGCGCCCGTCGCCGAGGCGTAGAGAATCCGGGCGCGCGGAGCGAGATTTTGCAGGCGGACGCCGGCAATGCCCTGCTCGGACCCTTTCGTGGCGCCGAACCGGCCCTCGCCGCCGGCCACCCCGGCCATTTCATGCGCCTCGTCGAAAACGATGACGCCGCTGAAATCCTCACCCATCCATTCGATCAGCTGGCGCAGCCGCGTGCCCCTGTCGCCGCGGTTGGAGCGCAGGGTGGCATAGGTCAGGAAGAGGATCCCATCGCCCAGCGCGATCGGGGTGCCGAGCTTCCACTGGTTGAGATGCTGGATGTCGAGCGGCAAGCCGCCAAGCGCCGACCAGTCCCGGCGAGCGTCTTCGACCAGCGTCTCGCTCTTGGATATCCAGAGGTGGCGGCGGTTGCCACGCAACCACTGGTCGAGGATGACGCCTGCCACCTGCCGCCCCTTGCCGGCGCCCGTGCCATCGCCAAGGAAAAAGCCGGTCCGATAGGCGTTACCGGCCTCTGCCGGCGACAGCGAAAGACCCTCCTCGCTGGATATGAACCGCCCGGGAAGATCGCGCTCGAACGCCGCGCCAGCGTAGATCAGCGTTTCGAGCTGCGCGTCCGAGAGCAGGCCGTCGTCCAGGATCCTGGCCGGCAGCACGGGTTCATAAGCGACCGGGGGTGCGGCAATCGATCCCATTGCCTGCGATTCGACCAGCGCGCTTGGGTGCTCACGAGCATCGGCAATCAGCAGACGGCTCGGCCGATAGGGCAGGTAAATCCCTTGCGGTTCGCCCGCGGGTGCGGGCGCGTCGAGACGGTGATAGGCGACCGCGCGGGTCGTGGGCAGGGTCACCGCCGCACGCGAGCAGACGGGGCGGGTCCGCCGCGTGAGGCCCCGGAACAATCCGCTGGGGCGGGAGATCGGCTGCGGCTGCGGCGCGCATGGGGTCGCCATCGCATCGATGGCCGCAAGCGCAGCGCCGAGCGTCGTGCAGGTCTGGCGCGGGACCGAGCCCCCTGCCCCGTCCTTTTCGAGGAGTATGAGCTGGACTGCCTGGCCGGTGCCGTGCTTGGCATAGGCATCGGGCGGCAGGTCGAGATGCAGCCGGGCATGCGCGCCCGCAGTGGCGTGCAGCCAATCCGCGTCCTCCGTCTCGATGCGGTCGGGGAGAATAACGGCGCAGCGCCCGCCTGGAGCAAGCCGCAACAGCGCGGAGCGCAAATGGCGAAGCGCGGCATGGCGATCGCGCGCGCGCCCCTGGCTTCGCGAGAAGGGCGGATTGAGGAGCACGACGCTCGGCACCAGTTGCGGATCGAGCATATCGTCGATCAGTTCGCCATCATGCGTGCTCAGCCTGCCTTCGGGAAAGGCGTGACGCAGCAAACGCGTGCGCCAGGCATCGATATCATTGAGAAGGAGGCGCGCGCCGGCGAGATGGGCGTGTACGGCCAGGAGGCCGGTCCCGGCCGAGGGCTCGAGCACGATATCGTGTGCCGTGATCGCGGCTGCCTTGGCGGCAAGGAAGCCGATCGGCGCCGGTGTCGAGAATTGCTGGAACGCGATCTGCGTTTCGCTACGCACGCTTTGCGTGGGAAGCGCCGCCGTCATAGCGATCAGCTGGGCGAGCCGCGCATTCGCATCTGCCGGGAGCGTCGCGTTCTTCAGATGGAGGACCTGCGCGAGTTCGAGCACATCGTAGGCGTCGCGCAATGACCACAGGCCATCGGCGCTCGAGCCACCGAAAGCGGAGGTCATTTCGGCAAGGAGGTCGTTACGTGCAACCGGACATCCTTCGGACAGCCGGTCGGCTATGCCTTGAGCAGCGGTACGGGCGGGATCATCGAGCGGCAGCGTGAGCGCGAGGGGGTGTGTGGCCATGGGGCATCTCCAGGTCTGACACCTGGCATCAGCGCCAGGTCATCAGCCGGAAGGCTCCCTCCCCTTTCAGGCCGCCTCGGCGGCCCGGCGGACACGCCAAGCATCATTCCAGTCCGCGTGCCGTTCCGGCAGCCGGAGCACCAGTTCGCGTCCATTGGCTGTGAGATGGGGGCGGGCTTTTTTGAGCATGGCGGCAGCGGCGGCACCGCGATCGCCATAGACGATGATACGCTTGACCCGTTCGGGGATGGCGACAAGCCCAAGGCGTTCGACCCCGCCCAGCGCCCAGGTGGGCGTTCCGAACCAGGCCATTGCTGAAAGGGCGTCCTCGATGCCTTCGGCAAGGCCAAGCTCCTCGCCGGCCGGCACCAGACGAATGGCCGCGTCGCCGAGAAGGCCAAGGGCAATCTTCGGCTTTGGCATGGGTTTGTGCAGGATGTCGGCGAGATCGAGGCAGGTCCGCTGGACGGCGACAACCCCCAGATCATTCTCGACCGCGGCGATCATCGCCGGAAAGAACCGGCGGCGCTCACCGGCCCCGACGATGGTGCGCGGGTTGTAGCGCAGGCAACGCGGATAGGGAGGCGGCAGACCGCGCGCCGCCAGATAATCGGCCGCTGGAGATCCGGCGATGGGCTGGCTCGCCTTCCATAGGCGAAGTGCAAGAGCGCGATGGTCCGCGGCCGCCTTCGGGCGCGGCATTGTGAGCGGCTCCGCATCGTGAAGTTTGCGCCGGCGCAAAGCAGCCAGAACATCGCGCGTGTCGCAGCCGGCAAAGCAGTGGAACAGGATCGCCCGCTCGCCCAGGCGTACCGACAGGCTGGGACCATGATCGTTATGTGCCGGGCACCGGCATTCGCCGCGCGTACCGCGCCAGATCCCACCCAGGGCTTCGACAATGGCTTTGGCGCGATGGGGAGCAGCTATGGGCATCGACTAATCCTCGGAAGTGGTGGAGCGCCGCTGCTGATTGCGCCCTCCCCTCCCCGATATTTCACCCCGGCATGCCTTTGGGTGCCAGGATCCCGAATTCCTCGACGATGCGATCGGTTGTGTAGTGCGTCGCGCCGTCGCGTTCATAGGAGTTGTCCTTGAGCCGTCCGGCTATGCGCACGAGATCCCCGACTTGAGCCCGGTCGGCGATATGTTTTCGCTGGCCTTCGCTGAAGACGCTCACGCGGTTCCAGTGGCTGTCTTCCTGCCATTCGTTATCGTCACCCTTGCGGCGATAATTCGCGCAGACCGACAGCAGGGTGACTTTCGGCCGCGCGTCGATTTCCCCGATCCGGCCGATGATCTCGAACTTGGCGAAGTTGATCATGCACCCTCCATGCGCAAGGTCATTTGGCCGGCAGCCTATCGTAGGCGGCTAACTTCGCGTATCCCTCCAGGCGGGGGGATTGAACGATTGCATCAGGCGCGACGCCGATCTCTTTCTCAAAATAAAAAGAATCAAAACGCCGCTGCTCGCAGCGGAAGCTTTTCCGATTCAAAAGGATTCAGATTCAGGAGGCCGAAAGCACAGCATTTCTGCGGGTTTGAGCAAGCTTATCCTGACCGGACGGGGGATTTTGCCTGCCCTTCCGGGGGCGCTTCCCTGACCGATCGGGGGATGCAACCTGACCTGCTGGGGCCTTCCTGACCGTATGGGGGACAGCTTCCTGCTGGAGTGATTCGCTCGCCATAGCGTTCGTCAGGGACTTTCTTCGGCGTCCGCGCTGCCGTTTGCGCGGGTCCGGGCGCTTGGAAACGCGACTCGCCGCACTTCCTCATGGTTTGCTGCTTCGGAGCGAAGTTCCATCCTGACCTCTTGGGGGCCGAATCCGGTGTCTATCCTGCCCTGACTTGACGCGTAAGGACAGGTCAGGCAGATTTTCTCCCACGCTGGACGAATCGGCGCAGACTTCATGGCATGGATGACGAGCAAGCCCTAGATCACGCTGTAACGCCCTCCCCCACCGGCGATGACGCTTCTCCGGGACGGGCGATGCGGGTGGCTGCCGCCCTGCAGGCAAAGGGCGGTGACGAGTTCGCCAAGCCCGGCAGCATCGTCGAGGTCAAGTTCGTCAAAGGCCAGTCGCTTAGCCTGACTGCTTCGCGTTTGCTTGCGCTGATGATTTTGACCGCGGGCGGTGATGCCTGGGAGGACCGCCCGCACAAGATGCGAAAGGCGGACATTCGCCGCGGCCACAAGGGCAATGAGCGCATCTCGGATATGCTTGAGGAATTGCACCGCACGCTTTTCGCGGTCGATGACAAGTCCTGGCGCGGCAAGAAGGCGACGCTGCGCTTTTCGCTTATCTCGTCGTCGCGCGAAGAAGCGGAAGACGAAGAGGGCGCGGACGCTGGGTGGATCGAGTGGGAGTTCACGCCCGAAGCCCGAAAGCTGATCCAGGAATCGGAGACCTATGCGGTCCTGAACCGCCAGGCGGTGCTCGGCTTCCGATCAACCTATGCGCTCAAGCTGTACGAGATCGGGGCGCTGAGGCTGCATAGGCGCCAGTCGCTCTGGAAGGGCGACATGACGGCGCTGCGTGCGCTGCTCGGCATCGCGCCGGACGTCTACAAGGATTTCGCGCAGCTGCGCCGCAAAGTTCTCGAAAAGGCGAAGGCCGAAATCGACCAGCTCGCCCATTTTCGCGTGGAGTGGCGGGAGATCCGCCAGGGCAGAACTGTCACCGAAATCGAATTCCGCTTTGAGCCCAAGGATGCTCCGGCCCAAATCGCGACCGTGGATGAGATCGGTCGGCACTCTGCGGGCAGAAAGGCGCG harbors:
- a CDS encoding DUF7146 domain-containing protein, whose product is MPIAAPHRAKAIVEALGGIWRGTRGECRCPAHNDHGPSLSVRLGERAILFHCFAGCDTRDVLAALRRRKLHDAEPLTMPRPKAAADHRALALRLWKASQPIAGSPAADYLAARGLPPPYPRCLRYNPRTIVGAGERRRFFPAMIAAVENDLGVVAVQRTCLDLADILHKPMPKPKIALGLLGDAAIRLVPAGEELGLAEGIEDALSAMAWFGTPTWALGGVERLGLVAIPERVKRIIVYGDRGAAAAAMLKKARPHLTANGRELVLRLPERHADWNDAWRVRRAAEAA
- a CDS encoding single-stranded DNA-binding protein; translation: MINFAKFEIIGRIGEIDARPKVTLLSVCANYRRKGDDNEWQEDSHWNRVSVFSEGQRKHIADRAQVGDLVRIAGRLKDNSYERDGATHYTTDRIVEEFGILAPKGMPG
- a CDS encoding replication initiation protein, which gives rise to MRVAAALQAKGGDEFAKPGSIVEVKFVKGQSLSLTASRLLALMILTAGGDAWEDRPHKMRKADIRRGHKGNERISDMLEELHRTLFAVDDKSWRGKKATLRFSLISSSREEAEDEEGADAGWIEWEFTPEARKLIQESETYAVLNRQAVLGFRSTYALKLYEIGALRLHRRQSLWKGDMTALRALLGIAPDVYKDFAQLRRKVLEKAKAEIDQLAHFRVEWREIRQGRTVTEIEFRFEPKDAPAQIATVDEIGRHSAGRKARREDEVETVAVEAVTQAAVAALVSKDKAGAGEVTFPNGTIRFGSDTLAAIGRSAGGGWDIDLIADAYRAQMGERLAKLKGAKLIASWTGFCESFLARRGRP